The Gossypium arboreum isolate Shixiya-1 chromosome 6, ASM2569848v2, whole genome shotgun sequence DNA window GAGGCAGAATGCAAAACTATCCGAGAAGGCTAGGAAGGAGGAATATGTTCGGATTCGTGCACTTGTTGATAATGCATATAGAAGAGACCCAAGAATACTTAGGAGGAAGGAAGAGGAGAAAGCTGAGAAACAGAGGAAAAAAGAAGCTAAGGTTCGTGCAAAGCAGTTGCAGGAGGAAGAAGCTGCTAGGGCTGCTGAAGAGGAGAGACGCCGGaaagaggaggaggagaaaagaGCTGCCGAAGCTGCTTTACAGCATAAGAAAAATAAGGAGAAAGAGaagaagctcctccggaaagagCGAACTCGACTTCGAGCACTTTCTGCACCTGTTTTATCACAACATTTACTTGATCTTTCCGAGGAGGATGTAGAAAGTTTATGTATGACCCTTGGCTTTGAGCAGCTTAGAAGTTTATGTGATAAGATGGATAACAAAGAAGCATTAGAGCGGGCTAAACTAATCCAAGATGCCCGTGGATACAATAGCAACACAGAAGAGAAAATAGTAGATGATGCGAACGGCTCACATCTGAATGGTTCTGTGGATTCAAATGGAAGTATCCTTTCGAGCAGCAGCTCTGAGAAGAAGGAGAAACCTTGGACCAAGGAAGAGATTGAGCTTTTGAGAAAAGGAACCCAGAAATATCCAAAAGGGACATCTCGTAGGTGGGAGGTTATTTCAGAGTACATTGGTACGGGTCGGTCTGTGGAAGAGATTCTGAAAGCTACCAAAACAGTACTTCTCCAGAAGCCTGATGCTACCAAAGCATTTGACTCTTTTCTCGAGAAGAGGAAACCAGCGGCAACTATTGCATCTCCACTTTCCACTAGGGAGGAAGTAGAAGGGGTTTCTATGCCTTCAAGGACTGAAAACACAACTGTGAAGACAAGCAGCGCTGAAGACTCTGGTAAAGCTGCAAGTAATCCTGTCGATGTGGTTTCTGGCAATGGTGTTTCATCGAGTTCAGAACAAGGTGTATGGTCTGCTGTACAAGAAAGAGCACTGATTCAGGCTCTGAAGACATTCCCAAAGGAAACCAGTCAGCGTTGGGAACGAGTAGCCACTGCTGTTCCCGGGAAGACTTTAAACCAATGCAAGAAAAAATTTGCATTACTGAAGGAAAACTTTAGAAGCAAGAAAAGCACAGCTTAGTCACTTGATTAAATACCCCGACGGGGCCGAGAAGTGATATATCTTCAAGAGGGAATCGTCTTAACACATCTCGGAACCTGCGTGAGCTACAACATGTGTAACGAAACCAACCTCTCTTCTTAGTTCCTACATTCTGACTTCTGCTATGCCATAGAGGTTTCCATAACAAATGTTTTCTACAGCAGTTAGCTTTATATATTGATATAAAATATTCTACTTCTCATTGATTTTTTATGGAGCAGTATTTGCATAGGTACCAATAACAATggctatttttgttttaattaatgcTATATGGTTTCAATCATTgtttgatatatttgatatgttCTTATCATATTTGTATTTCTTTTAGATCATTATATTTCTTTTAGTTATTTTTGTGTATCAAATCATCTAATCCATTAttgtatgcatgtatgtatgcacgtatgtatgtatgtatggggTCAAGGTGGATCCTAGTTTGATATTTTTGAAGATAAAAAAGGGTTAAGGTGGtcagttttttttaaaatataaaaatatttgcaaatatcaaataaataaattaaacaaagtttagtaataaaatatttatcagtaggtttttttttttttaattttttatcttaGTTCTCAATTGATTTTGTGATTGTGTTTTTTGGTGGAAGCTTTTTGTTGGTCACCATGTATGAAAGCTTGTTGTTGGTAGATAAAGTTTATTCTATCTTTTTGAAAATTGTGATTGTATGAGTCCTATGGTGGGATTAGATGGACGGTTCGGTGTGATGTATTTAGTTTACTTTTTATCTTAAATTAtcgtatttaatttttttgtcacTAAACGCATCATCTATCTAAAACTTTTACtttgatttctttaaattttgattttagttaattttctatttctttttaatttttcgttTAGTATCCAGATAAATAAGAATCAAAGTATTTCGTTGAGATGTTTTTTAGGTGACCAATGTTTAAAAAATCATATTGATTAGTAACGACAAGTTAGCAACTCAAGATTAAAAATAACGGTGACAATGACTTTAATTACTATAATTGTGAAGTAAAAGATTTCATTGTACTCAATTACGGTCCATCCAAAAACATAGTATATTGTATGTTCTTATTTTGTAACTCTTTTATTGTAAGATTAGTCTCatttttaatgaattaaatttcataaaagtTAATTCATTATTTAACAAATCTAGAATTGATTCACgtgaaaaaatatcaaaattttatatttataacatgaaaaaattattaaaatattttaaaaaagtcTTCAATCTTTAAAATCGGCGAGTGTTGAATATGATATTTGTGAATTTATTAcaaatatttttatggttttattaaaatttaaaagggaTAGTTTATCATTTTctgaaaaaattttaattaattttaataaatattatttattacttttaaaattcctatttttaatttttttccaaaatttttaattaatattaaagaaaattattctcataatattttgattttttaattgaTTTTGGATATTGTTTTATGATAGCTATATTTTAACAGTCTAAAAGTCACGAGTGCATGTTATTTCCTTCTCTGTTACTGCCGACCGACTTCAGTTGGGGGCTTTCCCACCAGCAGCTACTTTATCAGATATCGTCTACGATCGCCACTGCAGCCGTGTATCCTCCTCCTTTCTTTATCCTTTCCTCCTCATCGTTTTTTCTTCTCAGTTCTCCCACCGCCGCGTCCTTCGATTTCGCCGGATCTGATCAGTGTCGACACCGGTACGGCACCCCTAACTGTCGAGTTCGGGTAATGGAGGTCTCAagtaatgatttttatttttggaaGGATTGTGGCTGCGGGTTCTGGATGAAGAGATAATTTACTTTTCtttctagttttttttttcctttgatcGTACATTTGGTAGCTCCCATCGAGCAGTCTGCTACAGTACGGCTAAGCCAACGGAATGGTTCCTGCTCACCGAACCAATATCGTGAAATAATCTTTTGGTTGCATCGTTTTAGCATTATATATCTGTTGTGACCGTATAAACACCGCTGTCGAAGGTGAAAACCGAAGCTCAACCGGGCAATAGACGCCATGGACGACAGCACCCGCCGCCTTCAACAACGTCGAAACCAGCcctccttttcttcttcttcctcgaCCGGCCCAACACGTTTCCGGTCTCAAAATTTCTCTACAAATCCAACCAAAACCACCCAATCCTCAAACTTCGTTCCACGCTCCAATTCTACCACTGCAACTACCCCTAACAATACTAGAAATCCCGGCCATATCCGTAACCGGAAATCCGAAACATATGCTGGGATTAATCAACAGCAAGAAGAACAAGAAGCAAGAGAAGACGTTGGTTCTATAATTGGAACTTGCCCTTTCATGTGCCCTggtatttattcatttaattatttcaaaatttgtgATTAGAAGCTAAAAGTTATCAACTTTAGTCTTGTTTTAATGTTCTGAAAGTCGGGTTTTccgttttttttttatgttggtttatgatttttcataaatttgCTCGATTGTTACTTTCGTTACTTAACGTTGGTTCCTAGAAGCTGAAGAAAATGGTAGAAACATGAAGGTCTAATTGCAACTTACTTTGCAGACATAAATACGAAACCAAGTAGCAATTGGTTTATGCTAGATTGCTAGCTACCAAGATACCTCTAGTACCGAAAATATGTCCGTACGCGTCCAACCATGTTATGATCATGTTTTAACAGTGTCCgactttgtttttaatttttaattttatttttccgaCACATATTTTATTGTGTTGGAATTGTATCCCACACTTGTACACTGCGTTGAGAGAAGTATCTGTGCTTCTTAGATGCTAGTTATTTATCAAAGTATGTAGTTTGTAACCTTTTCTTCATTGTTACAACAGATGGGGAGAGGGCTCAGCGGGAACGCCTACGAGATTTAGCTGTTTTCGAAAGGTTACATGGAGATCCTAGGAAAACATCTCCATCTTTAGCTGTCAAAAAGGTAAGCTGTTGTACTTTCAAGcatttaaaatttttgttgttttatttgTTTGGACAGCTTTTTAATATGTAGTTCATTAAGGTGTTCACAATGGGTATTCGTGCATTGCCTTTGAGGTTGATTgaaatttatcatctttaataaatTGTTAATAAAATTACAGATTGTAATGGCGTAGATTCAGATATCCGCAAATACTTGATCTGTTTTTTTTGCTGATTCGGATACCATAATTATCATCCATAACAAATTAGGAGCAAATGCAGATATTAACCATCAGATATTCTTTATCCAAATTcatatgttatataaattttgtACTTCTAAATATAATCAATCTTTTATGTTGTTATGTTTATGGATTTGCTATTAATATGATCCTAAAAAATGAATCATGCATGTTATCTACCATGATATCAAAATTCTGATCGTGTCTATGTTTTTTtaactctttatttttcatagtATTCGTGTTCAATGCATTTTCAGACATGGTCTATCCAATGATTTGAACATCACAGTTAAATCCCCCGACCAAGAATTTAGGAGTCTTGTGCACTTTTATTCTGTGTTACTTGGACTCTGTTTTGAGTGTCAGATGTAGAGAGTCCTTAAAGGATCATATTCCCATACCCATTTCCAGATATGTGTCGAATCTGAGTTTTATGTATTGATACTTAAATAAAAATGAAGAGTTGGAGTAAAATAACCATGCTACTACTACTTTATTAGATTAATCACAATCACGTGGAAAGCAATGTTTAATAAATAAGGAAGTTAATCTGTATGCTTAATCCCGTTGCTTAAATATGACAATATCTATTATTTAAATGCATTTTATCGAATGTTGAAGGCTGTTGATAATCCTTTACTTTTGCTAGTTTTGCAGAACCATATCAGTAAAGCATGTCCAAGCATCGGATGTGCGCCCTCTTGCAGTATTAGAAGATACATTAAACTACCTTTTAAACCTGCTGGACTCGAGTGAACATCCTTTCGAAGTGGTTCATGACTTCATTTTCGATAGGACTCGATCAATAAGGCAGGATCTTAGCATGCAGCATATTGTCAATGATAGAGCAATTTGCATGTACGAGAAAATGGTACGATATTCTTGCCCAGGAACATATGCCTTTTATTATTTGGAATCAAATGAGAGTGTTGAATAAGGAGTGTGTTTGTCTAACATGGGTATATTAAGTTTTTCTTTGAAGATTTTCTTATATTTGGAGGGAATGATTTGCTTGCCATAAACATTTGCCTTTTGTTTAGACCTTTATATTTGTTGTATCAAGAGCCTATGTTACTCAAACTCAAGTGAAAGTGTTGGATACAAATGTTTCTAACATGGGTATCTTCATTTTCATACCTACATCCAAATTTTAGACACAAGTGTCAAACACATATACTTACAGAAAGGTGAATAGTCTGAACAACATAATCATGAGTTGCACCTATGTTACTCGAAGTTGATTGTGAGTGGTGGACACAGATATGTTCAAATTTTCAAGATATTCATATATTTTGAGAGTCCTTGGAGGATTATATCCTCATCACACGTCAAGATATGAGTTGAGTGTCAAGCATAGAAacttaaagaaaaatgaagagttggAGCAACTGTTGTATTGCTTGATTTACTCTTCTCCTGATTCTATGTCAGAATTATGCCTATTGATGATACTTCATTCTACTCACTTGCATTGCATTCTAAACCTTAAAAAAGCTTACATCCTTCATCTTATTGATGATGGTATCTTTCTGGTGGATACTGTGTTTTTAACTCATTTATCATTGTAGGTTTCGGTTGGTTATGTTACTCTGGCCCTTCATTTAACTTGAAGTATCAATGTTTGATATTTGTATTTGACATATATTTGGACATGAGTGTGGGATTTTGACTCCACAGGGATATCGTCACATGCATGAAAAAATTTTAAACCAATTGAGCGAACTTATGGGGGACACATGCCTGTATCCAATGCTTACGTCCAAATCCGAGTAACATATCTGGTTGTATTGTGGCAGAGTAGCTTGAATAGTCTTGCTTAGATAGAACAAAATCCAGTGTTGTCAGAATTGAGCCAGACCAGTTGGTTGAACCGGGAATCAAAGGTCCAATCAGTGAGAAATAACTGGAATTAGCCAAAACAAAGTTGAAACAGTAAAAAGTTGGAAATTGGGAATAGAAAAAACCAGattttttgtttttcctttatttttttttttatcttttaacaaAAAGATTTGGATTTTTTCATTGTGTTTTGGTTCATTGTTTatctttgaattttgaaaatatagttttcttaatttaaaaaaaatttaatgattAATTTATTCTTTTTCTAAGAGGTTGAATTGCCCGGGTCAACCAATTGAACTGGGATTGGAGGTCCAACCAGTTCAACCTCTGATTCAGTTCTTACCACATAGGTAAAAGCTTGAtccaatatataatatttatatatttcacCCCACAGGTAAAATTTCATGTAATCTCTCACCAAAGGCTCAGAAACTGTACCAGTTCGAGTATTTCGTCATTGCAATATCTAAACATGGAGCAGCTTACAAAGGCTTTGGCATCTCTGTATGTTTTGTATGAAGCTAATCGCAACAACAACTTTGTTTACGAGAATGAAGCTAATCGCAACAACAACTTTGTTTACGAGAATGAAGCGCAGTTTCATTCATTTTACGTGCTTCTTCACCTCGATTCAAAGAACCAACAAATGGTGATATCTATATTTCACTGTTTTCATGACTATGTACTCCATCCATAATTTCATCCTTATTGGTTCTGAACTACTGCTTCGGATTTGCAGCAGGAGTCGTTGTCATATTGGTTTCGCAATGTACCTTCTCCCGTAATGAAGTCTAAAGAAATGCATTTTGCCCGGCAAGTTCTAAGGTAACCTTGAAGTTTCTCAATGCCTACTGCTgcaatttcttaattattttctcAGAAATTAATCTCAAATCGGAAGGGAACTAAGATATCTCTTTATTTCTCTACAGATTTTATCGAATGGGAAATTATAAGCGTTTTCTCTGTACCGTATCGACTGAGTCATCATATTTACAGTACTGTATTATAGAGCCTCATGTGAACGAGGTAATCTACCACATCATTTGTTGCATAACCTTTCTCTTTTTTGGCATTCTCTTTTTTGATTTGTTGCACATAGTTTTCAACCATAGTATTGAGTATAGTGGTACAATGCTTTGTGGACATAATGTTAAAAACTTATGTTAACAGGATTCGAGTGTGTGTGACATTGGTTTGCTCATATTCTTTTCCCTAAATTTCTTTTCATGTATTTGAGTCCTTGGAGGATATCCCATACCTATATCCGGATATATATCGGACACGAATGTTGGACATGAGTACTTCaataaacaaaggaaaaaaaagccAGATATGAAAGTTGGCATATACAAATTCTGTTATAGTCAATTTATGTGTAAACTATACGAAAAAATTGCTAGAAAAGTATTTTAACATATACTAAATCAAAATAGAATGATTTTTTTGTGGGATTGTAAGATTgtttttatgataatttttcattttttaagcTTAAAGATAATTTGGAAATAGGTTAAATATTCTTCAATTTTTTAATATCCTTCAAATTTTAAATCTTACAAAAATTCCTAATAAATGTTAGCAAGTCTTTGGTATTGAGATATGATCTTTCATGGACCTTTTAAATACATGAAAAATTTTGAGAATGCTTGTGCCGATACATATCTATGTCTAATATTTATACCCAGGTTCaagtaacatagataagttcCTTGTATTTGTTGTACGTGTTTTGCCCTTTAATTTTCATTTCCACTTTCAAATATTTTTACAGGTTCGAGCACTGGCAATTTCCTATATAAATAATTGTTGCTACAAGCTTCATCCTTATCCTTTGGAACAATTGTCCAAACTTTTGATGATGAAGGTATTATTTCCTACACTTGAGATTTTTTATTATGTTACTTGGATTCAAATACGAGTGTCAGATATCAGCATGttcaattttttctaagttttcagaTACGTGAACACGAATTCTTCAAAATAAAAGAAGAGTTGGAATAACATAGATCCTTTATTTTAGCATTGTACATGAATGTACTTTgatttggatgtggaattgttTTTATAGGAATTGGATGTGGAATCCCTTTGCCATGCATGTGGCCTCGAGATTTCATCAGACGATGGCGAAAATAAGTCATTACCGATGAAGCAAACAACATTCTCAATCCCAAAAGGAAGTTTGCAGAGCTACGAACTTGTGGGATTACAACAATAAATGAGGTAACCTTCCCTTTTAACTTAACGGGTTAGACTTTCGATTTTAGGTTAGGGTCTCTTTTTGTATTTCAGGTTTAGAGCAATATGGTTACAATAAAACATTGAATGAAGAAATACAAAAGATACAGTTGCTAAAATTTGAACTCAAAAGCTCTGATACCATATTTGTCTATATATGCATTTTTCTGCAGACAGGTTGCaaccattatatttaagtttcaACAAGAATGGTGGGTGGATAATTCTTGTATACTGTgttaacattatatatatatttttatcaataaatattttgtgttgtgAATAATATTATAATTAGGGTTGAATTCTTATGTTGATTGAGCTTTACTATTGTTGATTAATAAATTGGATATAATTATCACTCAAAAATATCACTAGTTTAGAGTTTAGATAGCATAAAGTTTAGCTAATTATTAACATTAATATTATATTggttttttttgtcaatttagacGTTAAATGTCAATTTAAATTTTGTGTAAAATTTACATAATCAAATTGTAAGCACatatataattaaacatgttcaaAAAATCGTTAAAATTAGGAGATTATTTGTTTTGAGCCTATTTATAATATGATTAATGTGTTTTAATTATGCTTCATGTTATATTTGAATTATCATGTAACACTCAAACTAATGGTTAGGTTAGGTTAGGTTAGGTTGATGGAAGAACTTGATTGATGTaatattgatattttaataattcaattaaaatttaaaattttgattgtaGTTTGAATATATTTGATTGAATTAATCCATATATTAAAGGCTTAATACCTATTTTGATTCTtgtattatgcatatattttgaATTTGGTACCTCAATTTTTTTCTTGATTACTTTGGTTCTCATGCATTCATTTTTCTCTATCTCATTAGTCCAGTTGTTAATCAATCAAATGATGTGACAGGACCACCTAAATTTTAAACTTGAAGATATAAACGGCAGCAGGctagtaaaattatacttttaacTTCTAAAATGataagattttaatttaatttttaaaatataagttaaaaagataattttataattaacttatttatttaaaattattttgaaaggcaaacttataatttcatcatGTTTTAGGGTGAATGTTCTTCCCTGCCTCATCACAATTATTTAAActgaattaaattttatatttaagtagttttaaataaattaaccaAACTAAATTAGAAATGCTGTTGAGTAAATTGATCCCTTCAAaaattaatttcaattaatttcgaAAATGAGTAAGTAAGGACAATTAATTATAACATTAATATTTTtcatcaaatataaatatttttattggaataataataaatttaattttcaaaacttacatatttatttaaaattttggctTGAAACATTTAGACATTCCATTAACAGTAACACAAAATACATAAACATTgagagttaaatttgctattatatcaatcaaaattatatataacgATGAGAATGTTAACACCGTAATTAATTGTCTTTAGTTGTTCACTTTTGAAATTAGTAAGCATTAAATTGCTCTAATTTTTTAAGAGAGATCAATTtacttaatatcaaaattaagaggGACTAGAAAGACATTTTTACTGATTCTCTTTAAATATGAAATCGGTTTCAACTAGACCTGATCATGGGTCGAGTCACTCAAGGCTTAAAAGTCCGCTTGAAAAGTGTGGgggtttgaataaaaatataaaatcaagAATGGATTTGGACAAAAAAAAGATTCATTTTCTAAAGATGTCAGGTCTCAAGTAGATTTTTTTTGCCAAGGTCTAAATGAGCTTAAactttttttattgttattttactatcattttactattatattgttactatttttTTTGTTTGGATATTACATAACTTTTGTTTTATtcttaattttgctactattttagagaaatttacttgttaagttgcaactatcttattgttatttaagtataattttttaatgtattttcaatttgttgaaaatatttattttaatatttttagtacatttgatgtattatatttttaaacttgtttttatattaaaaataatataaaaatttaatacggGCGAACCAGCCGAACTCGAGGATAGCATTGTCTCAATTTGAGTCaagtttaaacaaaattttaagctCATTTTTTAAACCTAACCAGATCTAAACCTAAAAAATAGACTTAAAAATTTATATCGATTTGACTTAAACCCGATCAGACCTAACCCATAATCATATCTAATCC harbors:
- the LOC108486370 gene encoding uncharacterized protein LOC108486370, with the translated sequence MAVRTSIQLLSYSQELVDGQPLYVSSNCLPVKALKYEPAGHAFHNAALKLFGCEEDDTTEVDDQKVGNDKEQAYMPSSDSYSNKGKKKSGADGKQQDHYALLGLSHLRYLATEDQIRKSYREAALRHHPDKLANLLLAEETEAAKQAKKDEIENHFKSIQEAYEILIDPIKRRIYDSTDEFDDEIPTECAPQDFFKVFGPAFMRNGRWSVTQPIPSLGDDSTSLKDVDNFYNFWYSFKSWREFPHADEYDLEQAESRDHRRWMERQNAKLSEKARKEEYVRIRALVDNAYRRDPRILRRKEEEKAEKQRKKEAKVRAKQLQEEEAARAAEEERRRKEEEEKRAAEAALQHKKNKEKEKKLLRKERTRLRALSAPVLSQHLLDLSEEDVESLCMTLGFEQLRSLCDKMDNKEALERAKLIQDARGYNSNTEEKIVDDANGSHLNGSVDSNGSILSSSSSEKKEKPWTKEEIELLRKGTQKYPKGTSRRWEVISEYIGTGRSVEEILKATKTVLLQKPDATKAFDSFLEKRKPAATIASPLSTREEVEGVSMPSRTENTTVKTSSAEDSGKAASNPVDVVSGNGVSSSSEQGVWSAVQERALIQALKTFPKETSQRWERVATAVPGKTLNQCKKKFALLKENFRSKKSTA
- the LOC108486749 gene encoding SAC3 family protein C isoform X1, which encodes MDDSTRRLQQRRNQPSFSSSSSTGPTRFRSQNFSTNPTKTTQSSNFVPRSNSTTATTPNNTRNPGHIRNRKSETYAGINQQQEEQEAREDVGSIIGTCPFMCPDGERAQRERLRDLAVFERLHGDPRKTSPSLAVKKFCRTISVKHVQASDVRPLAVLEDTLNYLLNLLDSSEHPFEVVHDFIFDRTRSIRQDLSMQHIVNDRAICMYEKMVKFHVISHQRLRNCTSSSISSLQYLNMEQLTKALASLYVLYEANRNNNFVYENEANRNNNFVYENEAQFHSFYVLLHLDSKNQQMQESLSYWFRNVPSPVMKSKEMHFARQVLRFYRMGNYKRFLCTVSTESSYLQYCIIEPHVNEVRALAISYINNCCYKLHPYPLEQLSKLLMMKELDVESLCHACGLEISSDDGENKSLPMKQTTFSIPKGSLQSYELVGLQQ
- the LOC108486749 gene encoding SAC3 family protein C isoform X2 encodes the protein MDDSTRRLQQRRNQPSFSSSSSTGPTRFRSQNFSTNPTKTTQSSNFVPRSNSTTATTPNNTRNPGHIRNRKSETYAGINQQQEEQEAREDVGSIIGTCPFMCPDGERAQRERLRDLAVFERLHGDPRKTSPSLAVKKFCRTISVKHVQASDVRPLAVLEDTLNYLLNLLDSSEHPFEVVHDFIFDRTRSIRQDLSMQHIVNDRAICMYEKMVKFHVISHQRLRNCTSSSISSLQYLNMEQLTKALASLYVLYEANRNNNFVYENEANRNNNFVYENEAQFHSFYVLLHLDSKNQQMESLSYWFRNVPSPVMKSKEMHFARQVLRFYRMGNYKRFLCTVSTESSYLQYCIIEPHVNEVRALAISYINNCCYKLHPYPLEQLSKLLMMKELDVESLCHACGLEISSDDGENKSLPMKQTTFSIPKGSLQSYELVGLQQ